In Kiloniellales bacterium, the following proteins share a genomic window:
- a CDS encoding aspartate aminotransferase family protein, with the protein MSYVFHRQPTSDYPVAVKGEGPYIVDSQGRRYLDASGGAAVSCLGHNHPAVIAAIKRQVDQIPFAHTAFFTNQASEELATYLIERAPEGLASVYYVSGGSEANETALKLARQYFVEIGQPERHRFIARLQSYHGNTLGALAVGGNMWRREPYEPLLMASSHIAPCYAYRHRRDDESEEAYGRRVADELEAEILRLGPETVAGFLAEPVVGATAGAVPPVPGYFQRIREICDRYGVLLILDEVMCGMGRTGTRFACEQDGIAPDLLTCAKGLGAGYQPIGAVLVGQKIYKAITEGSGAFQHGFTYIGHPTACAAALAVQRTIDHEDLMTNVRRQGEALRQALEARFGNHHRIGDIRGRGLFLGLELVEDRASKAPPDPAAGLPGRIKRNAMKRGLICYPGGGTIDGRLGAHVLLAPPFIIGQDHVDELVDKLSDSIEAAFAEVAAEGRG; encoded by the coding sequence ATGAGTTACGTCTTCCACCGGCAGCCGACAAGCGACTACCCCGTGGCCGTCAAGGGCGAGGGGCCCTACATCGTGGACAGCCAGGGCCGGCGCTATCTCGACGCCTCGGGCGGCGCCGCCGTTTCCTGCCTCGGCCACAACCATCCGGCGGTGATCGCGGCGATCAAGCGCCAGGTCGACCAGATCCCCTTCGCCCATACCGCCTTCTTCACCAACCAGGCCTCAGAGGAACTGGCGACCTATCTGATCGAACGGGCGCCCGAAGGACTGGCCAGCGTCTACTACGTCTCCGGCGGATCGGAAGCCAACGAGACCGCGCTCAAGCTGGCCCGGCAGTACTTCGTCGAGATCGGCCAGCCGGAGCGTCACCGCTTCATCGCCAGGCTGCAGAGCTACCACGGCAACACGCTCGGGGCCCTGGCGGTTGGCGGCAACATGTGGCGGCGCGAGCCCTACGAGCCCCTGCTCATGGCAAGCAGCCACATCGCCCCCTGCTACGCCTACCGGCACCGGCGCGACGACGAAAGCGAGGAGGCCTACGGACGGCGCGTTGCCGACGAACTGGAGGCCGAGATCCTGCGGCTCGGGCCCGAGACCGTGGCGGGCTTCCTCGCCGAGCCCGTGGTCGGTGCCACGGCCGGGGCGGTGCCTCCCGTTCCGGGCTACTTCCAGCGCATCCGCGAGATCTGCGACCGCTATGGCGTGCTGCTCATCCTCGACGAGGTGATGTGCGGCATGGGGCGCACGGGCACGCGCTTCGCCTGCGAGCAGGACGGGATCGCGCCGGACCTGCTGACCTGCGCGAAGGGCCTGGGCGCCGGCTACCAGCCGATCGGCGCTGTTCTGGTCGGCCAGAAGATCTACAAGGCCATCACCGAGGGCAGCGGCGCATTCCAGCACGGCTTCACCTACATCGGCCATCCCACCGCCTGCGCCGCGGCCCTGGCGGTTCAACGGACGATCGATCACGAGGACCTGATGACCAACGTGCGGCGCCAGGGCGAGGCGCTGCGCCAGGCCCTGGAAGCGCGCTTCGGCAACCACCACCGGATCGGCGACATCCGCGGGCGGGGCCTGTTCCTCGGCCTCGAGCTGGTCGAGGACCGGGCCAGCAAGGCGCCGCCGGACCCGGCCGCCGGCCTGCCGGGGCGGATCAAACGCAATGCCATGAAACGCGGCCTCATCTGCTATCCGGGTGGCGGGACGATCGACGGGCGGCTGGGCGCCCACGTGCTGCTCGCGCCGCCCTTCATCATCGGGCAGGACCACGTCGACGAACTGGTCGACAAGCTCTCCGACAGTATCGAGGCCGCCTTCGCGGAGGTCGCGGCAGAGGGGCGTGGATGA